The genomic stretch TTATATAATCAGGGGAAGTGCCAGTGCTCTTAGTTCCTCCCCTGCTGAGAGATGCCGCTTTCAGGCATCAAATCTATCCTTGCCTTTTAATCATATAGAATCATGGTTCCTGCGTCAAGTATCAATACTGCCTTATTAAAAAAGCCAGAATTCATGAATGACCTTAAATCTATTCACAAATCCTGACTATGATAAGTTGAAACTTTATGAAGAATAACTTTTATTCTGAAAGATACTTTCTATTCCGAAAGATACTTTTAATTCCCAAGGGTTGCAACCATTACTGCCTTTATGGTATGCATTCTGTTTTCTGCTTCATCAAATATAACATCTGCATGAGCTTCAAATATTTCTTCCGTAACCTCATAACCCTTTACCGCCGGAAGGCAGTGAAGAAAGATTGTTTTCTCAGTACCCACAGCTTTCATAAGACCGGAATTAACCTGATAAGGCTTTAGCAGCGCAATACGTTCTCCTGCCAGTGCCTCTTCACCCATGGAACACCATACATCAGTATATACGGCATCAGCCCCCTGAACTAAAGCAATATTATCAGTGATTGTTATCGTCCCGCCGGAGGTTTTATTGTATTCCTGGCATTCAGCCACAAGTGCTTCATCCGTCCACAAGGGTTCAGGAGACAGCACAGTAAAGTTAAGTCCCAGTTTGGCACTTCCAATCATGAGACTATTAGCCATATTATTACGTCCGTCACCTACATACACCAGATGAAGCCCTTTTAACGTACCAAACTGCTCTTTTAAGGTCAGGAAATCTGCCAGGATCTGAGTAGGATGATCCAAGTCGGTTAATCCGTTCCAGACAGGAACACCGCTGTATTTCGCCAACTTCTCTACGGTCTCCTGCTTAAAGCCTCTAAACTCAATACCATCAAACATACGCCCAAGTACTCTTGCTGTATCTTCAACACTTTCCTTGTGCCCCAGCTGAATATCATCTTTTCCAAGATATTCAGGATGTCCGCCTTCATCAATACAACCTACAGTAAATGCACATCTGGTTCTGGTGGAAGGTTTTTCAAATATTAATGCGATATTCTTCCCCTTAAGACTGTTTCCGGTAATACCTTGCTTTTTCTTTGTCTTTAGGACTTTGGCAAGGTCTATGAGATATTCAATTTCTTCCGGTGTATAATCTTTTAAGGTTAAAAAACTGCGTCCTTTTAAATTCATTCTCGTCTCTGCTACTTTAACCTTCCTTTACGTATGAAAGATTAAAATCTGTCCTGCCTTACTCACCTGCATAGCCGGACAATGCATACCTCCTTTTTTTGATTTCAGCTTTAATATGTTTATTTATTCATATTACTTTATTTTTATGCACATGTCAAGATTCATTTCCTTTCTTTGCTCATATTACATC from Anaerocolumna sp. AGMB13020 encodes the following:
- the argF gene encoding ornithine carbamoyltransferase, whose protein sequence is MNLKGRSFLTLKDYTPEEIEYLIDLAKVLKTKKKQGITGNSLKGKNIALIFEKPSTRTRCAFTVGCIDEGGHPEYLGKDDIQLGHKESVEDTARVLGRMFDGIEFRGFKQETVEKLAKYSGVPVWNGLTDLDHPTQILADFLTLKEQFGTLKGLHLVYVGDGRNNMANSLMIGSAKLGLNFTVLSPEPLWTDEALVAECQEYNKTSGGTITITDNIALVQGADAVYTDVWCSMGEEALAGERIALLKPYQVNSGLMKAVGTEKTIFLHCLPAVKGYEVTEEIFEAHADVIFDEAENRMHTIKAVMVATLGN